In the genome of Xanthobacteraceae bacterium, one region contains:
- a CDS encoding haloacid dehalogenase type II, whose amino-acid sequence MAAGAYIFDAYGTLFDVHAAIAKYGDRIGENAARLSELWRSKQLEYTWTLSAMDRYEDFERLTERALDFALAKFPEADPALKPALLAAYRELDAFPDARAALQSLKAAGAVTGILSNGSPEMLDAAIGAAKLAPLLDHVISVDEIGIYKPRGEVYALVTEALELEPEDIAFVSSNRWDVAGAANFGFTAIWVNRGKAPDEYQNLAPAFIVPDLQSLPDLDL is encoded by the coding sequence ATGGCCGCAGGCGCCTATATCTTCGATGCCTACGGTACGCTATTCGACGTCCATGCTGCGATCGCCAAGTATGGCGACCGTATCGGCGAGAATGCAGCACGCCTTTCCGAACTCTGGCGCAGCAAACAACTCGAATACACCTGGACGCTGAGCGCGATGGACCGCTACGAGGATTTCGAGCGGTTGACGGAACGCGCACTCGATTTCGCCCTCGCCAAATTCCCCGAAGCCGACCCGGCGCTCAAGCCGGCCCTGCTTGCCGCCTACCGCGAACTGGACGCATTCCCCGATGCACGCGCGGCCCTGCAAAGCCTGAAAGCCGCGGGCGCAGTGACCGGCATTCTCTCCAACGGCTCACCGGAAATGCTGGATGCCGCGATTGGCGCAGCCAAGCTCGCACCGCTGCTCGACCATGTAATTTCTGTCGATGAAATCGGCATCTACAAGCCGCGCGGCGAGGTCTATGCGCTCGTTACCGAGGCACTCGAACTGGAGCCGGAAGACATCGCCTTCGTGTCGTCGAACCGTTGGGACGTGGCAGGCGCGGCCAATTTCGGGTTTACCGCGATCTGGGTAAATCGCGGCAAAGCGCCCGACGAATATCAGAACCTGGCTCCAGCTTTCATCGTGCCGGACCTGCAATCCCTGCCCGACCTCGATCTCTGA
- a CDS encoding glycosyltransferase family 39 protein, whose product MRYSILQNRGLPAPADLLALVTLAIVTAAAMFTFKDYGLGWDDYAHSHYGEILYSYYASGFTDRRAMEFSNLFYYGGGFDLAASILDRFVSTDLFETRRLMGAIVGITGLVIVWRLARRVAGPVAGFAAVLLLAITPIWYGHMFINAKDIPFAVAMALVLFMLVRAFEEFPRPRASTILLFGLSLGLLIGTRVIGALVFLFAGVALLVYLFADAKEHGVKDSIWRGVSFVGWLALSIPVAYAVMALVWPWSVQAPLNPLRAFAYFSNFWEKPWKELFDGAQIMIPEMPRTYLPKLCLLKIPEIVGFFALAGAAGAVVSLVRGHGTPAKRAALTLLVAAAVLPVLIVVMTRPVLYNGIRHFIFIVPPFVVLAGVAVAYVFDRLAAYRRQAVIAGVAAFAIGAGITVVDLVRIHPYQYALFNHVAGGVRGASDRYMIDYWGLGFKEASETLLVKIEELKLKKPINRKWRVAVCGPAAVVGLELGEDFVATNEAKGADFAVSLGTFYCAELFAPLITEVSRDHVVFARVYDLRKLNYKSVYAETGEIETPKPQATIHTFWR is encoded by the coding sequence ATGCGCTACTCCATCCTTCAAAACCGCGGGCTGCCCGCCCCGGCCGATCTTCTTGCGCTCGTTACGCTCGCAATCGTAACCGCGGCCGCGATGTTCACCTTCAAGGACTACGGTCTCGGCTGGGACGACTACGCGCACTCGCACTACGGCGAAATTCTCTACTCCTATTACGCGAGCGGTTTCACCGACCGGCGCGCGATGGAGTTCTCCAACCTGTTCTACTACGGCGGCGGCTTCGACCTCGCCGCTTCCATCCTCGACCGTTTCGTTTCGACCGATCTGTTCGAAACGCGCCGCCTGATGGGCGCCATCGTCGGCATTACAGGTCTTGTGATCGTGTGGCGGCTTGCACGACGGGTTGCGGGACCGGTCGCTGGCTTTGCGGCAGTGCTGCTGCTTGCGATCACGCCGATCTGGTACGGCCACATGTTCATCAACGCGAAGGACATACCGTTCGCGGTTGCAATGGCGCTCGTACTGTTCATGCTGGTTCGCGCCTTCGAAGAATTTCCGAGGCCGCGCGCGTCAACCATCCTGCTGTTCGGCCTCTCGCTAGGCCTCCTCATCGGCACGCGCGTAATCGGCGCGCTGGTGTTCCTGTTCGCAGGCGTTGCACTGCTCGTCTATCTTTTCGCCGACGCCAAGGAACATGGGGTTAAAGACTCGATCTGGCGCGGCGTAAGCTTCGTCGGCTGGCTCGCCCTTTCTATTCCCGTCGCCTATGCGGTGATGGCTCTGGTCTGGCCGTGGTCGGTGCAGGCGCCGCTTAATCCACTTCGCGCCTTCGCGTACTTCTCCAATTTCTGGGAGAAGCCGTGGAAAGAACTGTTCGACGGCGCGCAGATCATGATTCCGGAAATGCCGCGCACCTATTTGCCGAAGCTTTGTCTCCTGAAGATTCCGGAGATCGTCGGCTTCTTCGCGCTGGCCGGCGCCGCCGGTGCAGTTGTTTCGCTCGTGCGCGGCCACGGCACGCCGGCGAAACGCGCCGCGTTGACGCTGCTCGTCGCGGCAGCGGTATTGCCGGTGCTGATCGTCGTGATGACGCGGCCGGTGCTTTATAACGGCATTCGCCACTTTATTTTCATCGTGCCGCCCTTCGTCGTGCTCGCAGGCGTCGCGGTTGCGTATGTGTTCGACAGGCTGGCTGCCTATCGCAGGCAGGCCGTGATCGCGGGCGTGGCTGCATTCGCCATCGGCGCAGGCATCACCGTGGTCGATCTGGTCCGTATCCATCCGTACCAGTATGCGCTGTTCAACCACGTTGCAGGCGGCGTACGCGGTGCATCCGACCGCTACATGATCGATTACTGGGGCCTCGGCTTCAAGGAAGCGTCCGAGACGCTGCTTGTTAAGATCGAAGAACTGAAATTGAAGAAACCCATCAACCGCAAATGGCGCGTGGCGGTCTGTGGTCCGGCCGCGGTGGTCGGTCTCGAACTCGGGGAGGATTTCGTCGCGACCAACGAAGCCAAGGGTGCGGACTTTGCCGTGTCGCTCGGCACCTTCTATTGCGCCGAACTGTTCGCACCGCTGATTACCGAAGTCAGCCGCGATCATGTGGTGTTCGCCCGCGTCTACGATCTGCGTAAGCTCAATTACAAGAGCGTCTACGCGGAAACGGGAGAGATCGAAACGCCGAAACCGCAGGCGACCATCCACACTTTCTGGCGCTAG
- a CDS encoding superoxide dismutase, protein MTFKLPDLPYAHDALAPYMSKETLEYHHDKHHLAYVNNGNNALKGTEFEGKSLEEIVKGSFGKNPAVFNNAGQHYNHLHFWKWMKPNGGGKIPGELEKKIVADLGSVDKMKEEFIQAGVGQFGSGWSWLAVKGGKIVVMKTPNGESPLVHGGLPILGCDVWEHSYYIDYRNRRPDYLKAFVENLVNWEYVAEMYAAAAKA, encoded by the coding sequence ATGACCTTCAAGCTGCCCGATCTGCCTTACGCTCACGATGCGCTGGCGCCCTACATGAGCAAGGAAACGCTCGAGTATCACCACGACAAGCACCACCTCGCTTACGTCAATAACGGAAACAACGCGCTGAAGGGCACGGAGTTCGAAGGCAAGAGCCTCGAGGAAATCGTGAAAGGTTCCTTCGGCAAGAACCCGGCGGTCTTCAATAACGCCGGCCAGCACTACAACCACCTTCATTTCTGGAAGTGGATGAAGCCGAACGGCGGCGGCAAGATTCCGGGCGAACTGGAAAAGAAGATCGTCGCCGACCTCGGCTCGGTCGATAAGATGAAAGAGGAATTCATCCAGGCCGGCGTCGGCCAGTTCGGCTCCGGCTGGTCCTGGCTCGCGGTCAAGGGCGGCAAGATCGTCGTGATGAAGACCCCCAACGGCGAAAGCCCGCTGGTGCATGGCGGCCTGCCGATCCTCGGTTGCGACGTCTGGGAGCACTCTTATTACATCGACTATCGCAACCGCCGGCCTGACTACCTCAAGGCCTTCGTCGAGAACCTAGTTAACTGGGAATACGTCGCCGAGATGTATGCCGCCGCCGCAAAGGCGTAA
- a CDS encoding DMT family transporter translates to MTRDRLDVIAVSAMVTLTALWGFQQVAIKVTNAAVSPVFQSGLRCAGALVLLLVWCRVRNIALFERDGTLVPGLIAGFLFASEFAFIYWALVFTDVGRSILFLYSAPFVVAAGAHFLFPNERLGRAQVIGLLCAFAGLALAVKDGLSLPSWRALIGDGMMLLAGILWGVTTLYIKSTKLIKIHPAKTLAYQLAMTALFIPAALLLGESGITKFDGLIAASLAYQIVLVAFASYLAWFALIRMYPAATLAAFTFLSPLFAMLSGAIFLNEKIGPALWIALALVAFGIWLVNRPRAKANVTAA, encoded by the coding sequence ATGACCCGCGACCGGCTCGACGTCATCGCCGTAAGCGCGATGGTGACGCTCACCGCGCTCTGGGGTTTTCAGCAGGTTGCAATCAAGGTCACGAACGCGGCGGTGTCGCCCGTATTCCAGAGCGGGCTGCGCTGCGCGGGCGCGCTGGTTCTGCTGCTGGTCTGGTGCCGCGTGCGCAATATTGCGCTGTTCGAGCGCGACGGCACGCTGGTTCCGGGTTTGATCGCGGGCTTCCTGTTCGCGTCCGAGTTCGCGTTCATCTACTGGGCGCTGGTGTTCACCGATGTCGGCCGCAGCATCCTGTTTCTCTATTCCGCGCCGTTCGTGGTCGCGGCGGGAGCGCACTTTCTGTTTCCGAACGAACGGCTCGGGCGCGCGCAGGTCATCGGCCTGCTTTGTGCGTTTGCAGGTCTTGCGCTGGCGGTGAAGGACGGGCTTTCGCTGCCGTCATGGCGCGCGCTGATCGGCGACGGCATGATGCTGCTCGCCGGAATCCTCTGGGGCGTGACGACGCTCTACATAAAATCGACCAAGCTGATTAAAATTCATCCGGCGAAGACGCTGGCCTATCAGCTTGCCATGACCGCGCTGTTCATTCCCGCCGCGCTGCTGCTCGGCGAGAGCGGGATCACGAAATTCGACGGGCTGATTGCGGCCTCGCTCGCGTACCAGATCGTACTGGTCGCGTTCGCATCCTATCTCGCGTGGTTCGCGCTGATCCGGATGTATCCGGCAGCGACGCTCGCTGCCTTCACGTTCCTGTCGCCGCTGTTCGCAATGCTGTCGGGCGCGATCTTCCTGAACGAGAAGATCGGCCCGGCGCTATGGATCGCGCTCGCACTGGTCGCGTTCGGTATCTGGCTGGTGAACCGTCCGCGCGCGAAGGCGAACGTCACCGCCGCCTAG
- a CDS encoding S9 family peptidase: MANNARWNRAALGEAPKAERKPHQQIVHGLTLVDDFAWLRDDNWQEVIRDPGKLDPEIRAYLEAENAYFEKAFKPYDALKQTLIKEMRGRIKEDDSSVPSRDGPYAYFSRYREGGQHPLICRQPAAGGAEETLLDGDALAKGKAYFQLGGAWHSPDHKLMAWSSDDKGSELYAMRVRDLATEKDLDDLVPEAAGGAVWLADGSGFYYAKLDAEHRPQQVYLHKLGDKTEQDRLVYSETDKGFFVNVGKLQAGRFALISTGDHDTSEVHLLDLHDANAKPRMVEPRTVGLRYDVEHHPADDTLYLLTNADGAEDFKIVTTKLATPGRAHWRDLIPYRQGTMIIDLSLLKDWMVRLERNEGLPRIVVRALPGGEEHTISFDEEAYSLGNSSGYEFATDNLRFTYSSMTTQSEVWDYDMRARTRVLRKRQEVPSGHDASQYVTRRIFATAKDGERVPISLLHRKDTKIDGTAPCLLYGYGSYGIPMPASFSTVRLSLVDRGFVFAIAHIRGGTEKGWHWYLDGKLAKKENTFTDFIACAEHLVAEKFARRDGIVAQGGSAGGLLMGAISNLRPDLFAGIIAEVPFVDAVNTMLDATLPLTPPEWPEWGNPITDKEVLERMLRYSPYDNVGAKAYPAMLALAGLTDPRVTYWEPAKWIAKLRLLNTSDNPVFMKMNMDAGHGGAAGRFDRLEEVALAYVFALAVAGNANA, encoded by the coding sequence ATGGCAAATAACGCGCGCTGGAATCGTGCCGCGCTTGGCGAAGCGCCGAAAGCAGAACGCAAGCCGCATCAGCAGATCGTCCACGGGCTTACGCTCGTGGACGATTTCGCATGGTTGCGCGACGATAACTGGCAGGAAGTGATCCGCGATCCGGGCAAGCTGGACCCGGAAATCCGCGCCTACCTCGAAGCCGAGAACGCCTACTTCGAAAAAGCCTTCAAGCCCTACGACGCGCTGAAGCAGACGCTGATCAAGGAAATGCGCGGACGCATCAAGGAGGATGACTCCTCGGTGCCTTCGCGCGATGGGCCATACGCCTATTTCTCGCGCTATCGCGAAGGCGGCCAGCATCCGCTGATCTGCCGCCAGCCGGCCGCAGGCGGCGCGGAAGAAACGCTGCTCGACGGCGACGCGCTCGCGAAAGGCAAAGCCTATTTCCAGCTTGGCGGTGCGTGGCATTCGCCCGACCACAAGCTGATGGCATGGTCGTCGGACGATAAAGGCTCCGAACTCTACGCCATGCGCGTGCGCGACCTGGCGACGGAAAAAGACCTCGACGATCTCGTACCGGAAGCGGCGGGCGGCGCGGTGTGGCTCGCGGACGGCAGCGGCTTCTATTACGCGAAGCTCGATGCCGAACACCGGCCGCAGCAGGTCTACCTGCACAAGCTCGGCGACAAGACCGAACAGGACCGGCTGGTCTACAGCGAAACCGACAAGGGCTTTTTCGTAAACGTCGGCAAATTGCAGGCGGGCCGCTTCGCCCTGATCTCGACGGGCGATCACGATACTTCGGAAGTGCACCTGCTCGATTTGCATGACGCGAACGCGAAACCGCGCATGGTCGAACCGCGCACGGTCGGCCTGCGCTATGACGTCGAGCATCACCCCGCGGACGATACGCTTTATCTCCTGACCAACGCCGACGGCGCGGAAGATTTCAAGATCGTCACGACAAAGCTCGCGACGCCAGGACGAGCGCACTGGCGCGACCTGATCCCGTATCGCCAGGGTACGATGATCATCGACCTTTCGTTGCTGAAAGACTGGATGGTTCGGTTGGAGCGCAACGAAGGCCTGCCGCGCATCGTCGTTCGCGCGTTGCCCGGCGGCGAGGAACACACCATCTCGTTCGACGAGGAAGCCTACTCGCTCGGCAACTCGTCGGGCTACGAATTCGCGACCGACAACCTGCGCTTCACCTATTCGTCGATGACCACGCAGTCGGAAGTCTGGGACTACGACATGCGTGCGCGCACGCGCGTATTGCGCAAGCGGCAGGAAGTGCCGTCCGGACACGACGCCTCGCAATACGTCACGCGGCGCATCTTCGCGACGGCGAAGGACGGCGAACGCGTGCCGATTTCGCTGCTGCACCGGAAGGACACCAAGATCGACGGCACCGCGCCATGCCTGCTCTACGGCTACGGCTCCTATGGCATCCCGATGCCGGCCAGCTTTTCCACCGTGCGGCTGTCGCTGGTGGATCGCGGCTTCGTCTTCGCCATCGCGCATATCCGCGGCGGCACCGAGAAGGGCTGGCACTGGTATCTCGATGGCAAGCTAGCGAAAAAGGAAAACACCTTCACGGACTTCATCGCCTGCGCCGAACATCTGGTCGCGGAGAAGTTTGCGCGGCGCGACGGCATCGTCGCGCAGGGCGGCTCCGCGGGCGGCCTGCTGATGGGGGCGATCTCCAATCTTCGTCCCGACCTGTTCGCGGGCATCATCGCGGAAGTGCCGTTCGTCGATGCGGTCAACACCATGCTCGATGCAACGCTGCCGCTGACGCCGCCGGAATGGCCCGAATGGGGCAACCCGATCACGGACAAGGAAGTGCTGGAGCGGATGCTGCGCTACTCGCCCTATGACAACGTGGGCGCGAAAGCCTATCCCGCGATGCTTGCGCTTGCCGGCCTCACCGACCCGCGCGTCACCTACTGGGAACCGGCGAAGTGGATCGCGAAGCTGCGCCTTCTGAATACCAGCGATAATCCGGTCTTCATGAAGATGAACATGGACGCGGGCCACGGCGGCGCGGCGGGCCGCTTCGACCGGCTGGAGGAAGTCGCGCTGGCGTATGTGTTCGCGCTGGCGGTCGCCGGTAACGCAAACGCATGA
- the msrB gene encoding peptide-methionine (R)-S-oxide reductase MsrB: MSETTTSRPKIMKSDAEWQKELTPEQYHIMRKHGTEPAWSGPHLNEKSKGTYNCAGCGAPLFSSDTKYDSGSGWPSFYAPIDKEAVSAHQDNSYFMRRTEIRCATCEAHLGHVFPDGPNPTGQRFCMNGHALKLKKADDKDGK, from the coding sequence ATGTCCGAAACCACCACCAGCCGCCCGAAGATCATGAAGTCCGATGCCGAATGGCAGAAGGAACTCACCCCCGAGCAGTATCACATCATGCGCAAGCACGGCACCGAACCGGCATGGTCGGGGCCGCACCTGAACGAGAAAAGCAAGGGCACCTACAACTGCGCCGGTTGCGGCGCGCCGCTGTTCTCTTCGGATACGAAATACGATTCCGGTTCCGGCTGGCCGAGCTTCTACGCACCGATCGACAAGGAAGCCGTCAGCGCGCATCAGGACAACTCCTATTTCATGCGCCGCACCGAGATCCGCTGCGCGACTTGCGAGGCGCATCTCGGCCACGTATTCCCGGACGGACCGAATCCGACCGGACAACGCTTCTGCATGAACGGCCATGCGCTGAAGCTCAAAAAGGCAGACGACAAGGATGGCAAATAA
- a CDS encoding DNA replication protein yields the protein MAKRTRRRADAANPSATHQGIHAANNETRRIAPDATHFNASESPLAWLARRKDSSGKPMIDAAQFAAGERFRADFTRAGLSPRLGANWASPVAGTRFGASDPLEFSDLVISAKQRLRRALDAAGPEFSGVLLDVCCFLKGLETVERERGWPRRASKVVLSLGLDRLARHYGIVTEISGGRGKMRAWQAEGARPEMSFEP from the coding sequence ATGGCAAAACGCACGCGCCGCCGCGCTGACGCGGCAAATCCATCCGCCACGCATCAGGGCATTCACGCCGCGAACAACGAGACGCGCCGCATCGCACCCGATGCGACGCATTTCAACGCCTCCGAAAGCCCGCTCGCATGGCTGGCGCGGCGAAAGGATTCTTCCGGTAAGCCAATGATCGACGCCGCGCAGTTCGCGGCCGGAGAACGATTCCGCGCGGACTTCACCCGCGCCGGTTTGTCGCCTCGCCTCGGCGCGAACTGGGCCTCGCCCGTCGCCGGTACGCGGTTCGGTGCGAGCGATCCGCTGGAGTTTTCCGATCTGGTGATTTCTGCGAAGCAGCGCCTGCGCCGCGCGCTCGATGCGGCGGGGCCGGAATTCTCTGGCGTGCTGCTCGATGTCTGCTGTTTCCTGAAAGGCCTCGAAACCGTGGAGCGCGAACGTGGCTGGCCGCGCCGCGCATCGAAGGTCGTGCTTTCGCTGGGGCTGGATCGCCTCGCGCGTCACTATGGAATTGTCACGGAGATTTCTGGCGGACGCGGAAAAATGCGTGCGTGGCAGGCGGAAGGTGCGCGACCGGAAATGAGTTTCGAGCCTTAG
- a CDS encoding SufE family protein — MNARISQIIDDFDVLDSWDDRYRYVIELGRKLPELPAADHNDKNKVQGCTSQVWLTSERKDSPHGPVLDFRGDSDAHIVKGLVAILLALYSGETAKKILETDANALFKQLGLGEHLTPQRSNGFRSMVERMRADAKAALGT; from the coding sequence ATGAACGCGCGCATCAGCCAGATCATCGACGATTTCGACGTGCTGGATAGCTGGGACGACCGCTACCGCTACGTGATCGAACTCGGCCGCAAACTGCCGGAGCTTCCGGCCGCAGATCACAACGACAAGAATAAAGTGCAGGGCTGCACGTCGCAGGTATGGCTGACCAGCGAACGCAAGGACAGCCCTCATGGCCCCGTGCTCGATTTCCGTGGCGACAGCGACGCGCATATCGTGAAGGGACTGGTCGCCATCCTGCTCGCGCTCTATTCGGGCGAAACGGCGAAAAAGATTCTCGAAACCGATGCCAACGCGCTGTTCAAGCAACTCGGCCTTGGCGAGCACCTGACCCCGCAACGCTCCAACGGCTTCCGCTCGATGGTGGAGCGGATGCGCGCCGACGCGAAGGCCGCGCTCGGGACCTAA
- a CDS encoding DUF5330 domain-containing protein — protein sequence MGFLFRLAFWLIIVIALLPSDPKNDPKAPQVSTFEAIGAATTALSDARSFCQREPKACEVGSQALHVFTQKAQYGAKMLYEYLSAATGENSPRAEVTTGSTPKVQPGRNTLTGQDLIPVWQQPQKQKLAGS from the coding sequence ATGGGTTTTCTGTTTCGGCTGGCATTCTGGCTGATCATCGTGATCGCACTGCTGCCTTCGGATCCGAAGAACGATCCGAAAGCGCCGCAGGTGAGCACGTTCGAGGCGATCGGAGCGGCGACCACCGCGCTCTCCGATGCGCGCAGCTTTTGCCAACGCGAGCCGAAGGCCTGCGAGGTCGGCTCGCAGGCGCTGCATGTGTTCACGCAGAAGGCGCAGTACGGCGCGAAGATGCTCTACGAATATCTCTCCGCCGCGACCGGCGAGAATTCACCGCGCGCGGAAGTCACCACCGGCTCGACGCCGAAGGTGCAGCCCGGCCGCAATACGCTGACCGGACAGGATCTCATCCCGGTCTGGCAGCAGCCCCAGAAACAGAAGCTGGCCGGCTCGTAA
- a CDS encoding PAS domain S-box protein — protein sequence MTAARHRAFFAVKIFSGFSVLALLPLYLASRGTAGALEVTALLWALAPFLLVVYLSRSGQFERAHLLSAFALAGLVATLAVMTGGAASFAAPWVVVIALEASLSASRRLIVATISLAALTAFGLFTASANGWLAAYTAADLDLPALTLAGTLSAAVYAGMIALANSAFVRTGNEVRRLSEARYKLLAQNMSDVIARHAVDGAVTFISPAIEQLAGVPAAQLLGHKLFERVHIADRPAYLTALSDASRSNEPASVEFRLLCETSAAPVFAWVEMRARAIEGQAQQVVSVMRDISARKADALAVEQARNEAEKANDAKSKFLATVSHELRTPLNAIIGFSEMLAREQEMKLDLARRGEYASLIRDSGEHLLSVVNGILDMSRIEAGHFEIVAEPFSVRPLIESCRKMMSLRAEQAGVQLFTDLPDQLPELSADPRALWQVVINLVSNAIKFTERGGKIDLAARANGDQFELTVTDNGIGIPEADLARLGDPFFQGRSTYDRMYEGTGLGLSVVMGLVKLHGGSVHIESRLQKGTRVTVRMPLDCQPAAAVAGKNSVTKFPARNSAAADASRGMKKSA from the coding sequence TTGACGGCCGCGCGGCACCGCGCGTTCTTCGCGGTCAAGATTTTCTCCGGCTTCAGCGTGCTCGCGCTACTGCCGCTCTATCTCGCTTCGCGCGGTACTGCCGGCGCGCTGGAAGTGACCGCGCTGCTCTGGGCGCTCGCGCCTTTCCTGCTGGTGGTTTATCTCTCGCGCAGCGGCCAGTTCGAACGCGCGCACCTGCTTTCCGCCTTCGCGCTTGCGGGTCTGGTTGCGACGCTCGCCGTGATGACGGGCGGTGCTGCGAGCTTCGCCGCGCCATGGGTCGTCGTGATCGCGCTGGAGGCTTCGCTTTCCGCGTCGCGCCGCCTGATCGTTGCGACGATCTCCCTTGCCGCGCTGACCGCCTTCGGCCTCTTTACCGCGAGCGCGAACGGCTGGCTCGCCGCCTATACCGCCGCGGACCTTGATCTCCCTGCGCTGACGCTCGCTGGAACGCTGTCTGCCGCCGTCTATGCGGGCATGATCGCGCTCGCGAACAGCGCCTTCGTCCGCACCGGCAACGAAGTGCGCCGCCTGAGCGAAGCGCGCTACAAGCTCCTCGCACAGAATATGTCCGACGTGATCGCGCGCCATGCAGTCGACGGCGCCGTGACGTTCATCTCTCCGGCCATCGAGCAACTGGCAGGCGTGCCCGCCGCGCAACTGCTCGGCCACAAACTGTTCGAGCGCGTGCATATCGCCGACCGCCCGGCCTATCTCACGGCGCTTTCGGACGCTTCGCGCAGCAATGAGCCTGCTTCCGTCGAATTCCGCCTGCTCTGCGAAACGTCCGCAGCCCCGGTTTTCGCCTGGGTCGAAATGCGCGCTCGCGCCATCGAGGGCCAAGCGCAGCAGGTCGTTTCCGTGATGCGCGATATTTCCGCGCGCAAGGCCGATGCGCTGGCCGTGGAACAGGCCCGCAACGAAGCGGAAAAAGCCAACGACGCGAAAAGCAAATTCCTCGCGACCGTCAGCCATGAATTGCGCACGCCGCTGAACGCCATTATCGGCTTCTCGGAGATGCTGGCGCGCGAACAGGAAATGAAACTCGATCTCGCCCGCCGCGGCGAATATGCGAGCCTGATCCGCGATTCCGGCGAGCATCTGCTTTCGGTGGTCAACGGCATCCTCGACATGTCGCGGATCGAGGCGGGCCATTTCGAGATCGTGGCGGAGCCGTTCTCGGTGCGCCCGCTGATCGAAAGCTGCCGCAAGATGATGTCGCTGCGCGCCGAACAGGCAGGGGTTCAGCTTTTCACCGATCTGCCGGATCAGCTGCCGGAACTGAGTGCCGATCCGCGCGCCTTGTGGCAGGTCGTGATCAACCTCGTTTCCAACGCCATCAAGTTCACGGAACGCGGCGGCAAGATCGACCTTGCAGCGCGTGCGAATGGCGACCAGTTCGAATTGACCGTGACCGACAACGGCATCGGCATTCCGGAAGCCGATCTTGCCCGCCTCGGCGATCCCTTCTTTCAGGGCCGCTCTACTTACGACCGCATGTATGAGGGCACCGGCCTCGGTCTTTCCGTGGTCATGGGCCTGGTGAAACTGCACGGCGGCAGCGTGCACATCGAAAGCCGCCTGCAAAAGGGCACGCGCGTAACCGTGCGGATGCCGCTCGATTGCCAGCCAGCAGCCGCGGTAGCGGGCAAGAACTCGGTGACCAAATTTCCGGCGCGGAATTCCGCCGCAGCCGACGCTTCAAGGGGAATGAAGAAAAGTGCCTAA
- a CDS encoding peptidoglycan-binding protein, whose translation MKARAAAARDEYDDYEDAPRSRSLFRRALAALLPRRVSDTVALAIVTAALGAVVVNAVGFQEPLASTLEVPAPRNGAPKTAPNPQPRPQNAPARTMNDLLQNIQKELSARGYYDGAIDGVQGPRTDQAIKNFQKGQGQNTLEPSDALLDKIRNTPVKNNDVTGSINTPPEGERRSLRVLALQRTLARLGYGPVRQSGTFSEDTKAAIERFERDWQLPVTGLMSDSVFAKLAAVNGAPID comes from the coding sequence ATGAAAGCACGCGCCGCCGCCGCGCGGGACGAATACGACGATTACGAAGACGCGCCGCGCAGCCGTTCGCTGTTTCGCCGCGCGCTTGCCGCGTTGTTGCCGCGCCGCGTTTCGGACACGGTGGCGCTGGCCATCGTCACCGCCGCGTTGGGTGCAGTGGTCGTGAATGCGGTGGGCTTTCAGGAGCCGCTCGCGTCCACGCTTGAGGTCCCGGCGCCGCGCAACGGTGCGCCGAAGACCGCGCCCAATCCGCAGCCGCGCCCGCAGAATGCCCCGGCGCGCACCATGAACGACCTTTTGCAGAACATTCAGAAAGAGCTTTCCGCGCGCGGCTATTACGATGGCGCCATCGACGGCGTACAGGGTCCGCGCACCGATCAGGCAATCAAGAACTTCCAGAAGGGGCAGGGCCAGAACACGCTCGAGCCGAGCGATGCGCTGCTCGACAAGATCCGCAATACCCCGGTGAAGAACAACGACGTCACTGGCTCCATCAATACGCCCCCGGAAGGCGAGCGGCGCTCGCTCCGCGTGCTCGCGCTACAGCGCACGCTGGCGCGGCTGGGCTACGGGCCGGTGCGGCAGAGCGGTACCTTCAGCGAGGACACCAAGGCCGCGATCGAGCGTTTCGAACGCGACTGGCAGCTCCCCGTTACGGGCCTGATGTCGGATTCGGTCTTTGCGAAGCTGGCGGCTGTAAACGGCGCGCCGATCGACTAA
- a CDS encoding DUF1491 family protein — MRLKSAIWVAAYVRRCNIEGAFAAVRRRGADEAGAIFVKIAKLDGSAALFGPAPQSAFESSRPNEHLFISSFDKGFVVEADVEKRIEREVGFDPDLWLVEVEDRAGRNFLNLAQA; from the coding sequence GTGCGTCTGAAAAGTGCAATCTGGGTTGCAGCCTATGTCCGCCGCTGCAACATCGAAGGGGCGTTTGCCGCCGTGCGCCGCCGCGGCGCCGACGAGGCAGGCGCCATTTTCGTGAAGATCGCAAAGCTGGATGGTTCGGCTGCCCTGTTCGGGCCCGCGCCCCAGAGCGCTTTCGAGAGTTCGCGCCCCAACGAACACCTGTTCATTTCCTCGTTCGATAAAGGCTTCGTTGTGGAAGCGGACGTGGAGAAGCGCATCGAGCGCGAGGTCGGCTTCGATCCCGACCTGTGGCTGGTCGAGGTTGAGGACCGGGCCGGGCGCAACTTCCTGAACCTCGCGCAAGCCTGA